The following proteins come from a genomic window of Diorhabda carinulata isolate Delta chromosome X, icDioCari1.1, whole genome shotgun sequence:
- the LOC130902313 gene encoding uncharacterized protein LOC130902313: MRSQYCTTCLNPIEEPTKLCNQNPDDGICYKSNSVYSSAGYCPLCYKNIYSTSCAYSKNYCHSSTDQEYCDKSISVIQSKATVVDASTNFSSEDCLSSDTDNDPHCGDQSGLSRVRNKKGRNNFESNRRKISRSKFKSFINRSSDKFEDLNEIADEPEVPPSRSSGSTRSALSVRSLSFVTLSRKRRCPYCKSLKPDNDDKSCNTDRKRKNFFFFRRK; the protein is encoded by the exons ATGAGATCTCAATATTGTACCACCTGTTTGAATCCTATAGAAGAACCAACAAAATTATGTAATCAAAATCCTGATGACGGGATTTGCTACAAATCCAACAGTGTATATTCATCTGCAGGATATTGTCCTTTGTGTTACAAGAATATCTATTCTACTTCGTGtgcatattcaaaaaattattgccaTTCTAGTACCGATCAAGAGTATTGCGATAAAAGCATTTCCGTAATTCAGTCGAAAGCCACTGTTGTAGACGCTTCAACGAATTTTTCGTCAGAAGATTGTCTTAGCAGTGATACAGATAATGATC CACATTGTGGTGACCAGAGCGGTTTATCAAgagtaagaaataaaaaagggaGAAATAATTTCGAGTCTAATCGAAGAAAAATATCCAGAAGCAAATTCAAATCATTTATAAATCGATCTTCTGATAAATTCGAGGATTTAAATGAAATCGCAGACGAACCTGAAGTGCCACCGTCCCGTTCATCAGGTTCGACGAGATCAGCATTGTCCGTTAGGTCATTATCTTTCGTTACGCTGTCACGAAAACGCAGATGTCCATATTGTAAAAGTCTTAAGCCAGATAATGACGATAAAAGTTGTAATACTGACAGGaagagaaaaaactttttcttttttcgtagAAAGTGA